In a genomic window of Zerene cesonia ecotype Mississippi chromosome Z, Zerene_cesonia_1.1, whole genome shotgun sequence:
- the LOC119835861 gene encoding uncharacterized protein LOC119835861, whose amino-acid sequence MEKFENLTSGFASLDLRDPDTDVIQEVGLSSPLGQDIKLLRAEISKFRTEMAVSCDIIETVDQLRKRLNDSEQQQLLNDVCISGVPEANGENLTHIVISLAQKLSFDLDERDIVNAHRLGRQQNRRESGTDTAVSPARPRTIMVRLTRRRVRDELLRAARVRRGADTAGTGIGGLWEAGVKSCKHHLKRVVGNAHLTLEEFSTILIQVEAVLNSRPLTYLSTDPNDFLPLSPAHFLVGRPLTAPVTAQHLYDVPELRLPRFQRVEQIHQHFWNRWSKEYVSEMQTRTKWHQHKGDLKENTLVLIKDDRLPPLKWSLGRIHATYPGKDGVARVADIRTADGIVRRAFTKICPLPSPDS is encoded by the exons atggaaaaattcGAGAATCTCACTTCCGGATTCGCCTCCCTG GATTTGCGGGACCCCGACACAGATGTTATACAGGAAGTAGGCCTATCTTCCCCCCTGGGACAAGATATTAAGCTGTTACGGGCGGAAATCTCTAAATTCAGGACAGAAATGGCTG TCAGCTGCGATATTATTGAAACTGTCGATCAGCTGAGAAAGCGTCTCAATGATTCAGAACAACAACAACTTTTAAACGATGTATGTATATCAGGAGTCCCCGAGGCAAACGGCGAAAATCTGACACATATTGTTATATCACTCGCTCAAAAACTTAGTTTTGATCTTGATGAACGTGATATTGTGAACGCGCATCGATTGGGTAGGCAGCAAAACAGGCGCGAGTCTGGCACGGACACAGCCGTGAGCCCCGCGCGCCCCCGCACCATCATGGTTCGACTTACGCGCCGCCGTGTACGCGACGAGCTACTGCGCGCGGCGCGCGTGCGTCGTGGCGCGGACACCGCTGGCACGGGCATCGGAG GATTGTGGGAAGCTGGAGTAAAAAGCTGCAAGCACCATCTAAAACGTGTAGTAGGTAACGCACATTTAACGTTGGAGGAGTTTAGCACAATATTGATCCAGGTTGAAGCTGTCCTGAACTCTCGTCCTTTGACCTATCTTTCCACAGATCCCAATGATTTCCTTCCACTTAGCCCTGCACATTTCCTGGTTGGTCGTCCGCTGACTGCACCTGTAACGGCTCAGCACCTATACGACGTGCCTGAGCTTCGTCTCCCGAGGTTCCAGAGGGTGGAACAAATACACCAGCACTTTTGGAATCGTTGGTCCAAAGAGTATGTCTCTGAGATGCAAACGCGAACCAAATGGCACCAGCACAAGGGGGATCTCAAGGAGAACACGCTCGTTCTCATTAAGGATGACCGATTGCCACCGTTGAAGTGGAGCTTGGGGCGCATCCACGCGACATATCCGGGGAAGGATGGAGTAGCACGAGTGGCTGACATTCGTACTGCAGACGGCATCGTGCGTCGGGCGTTCACTAAAATTTGTCCGCTTCCTTCACCAGACAGCTAA